In Cherax quadricarinatus isolate ZL_2023a chromosome 36, ASM3850222v1, whole genome shotgun sequence, one DNA window encodes the following:
- the LOC128691356 gene encoding exosome complex component RRP40: protein MGTNIGGVEVLRVVLPGDEVLQLNADKADISIGPGLRWQENVICATRSGLLKKTSKNLYYVDTHQKRYIPNAKEFVIGIVIKKTGNNYIIDIGASDKATISELVFENSSKKARKELKPGDLIFGQILVANKNIEPELVCIDVFNNLVGIGSLPDGGIMFTLPLHIARLIVNPKNSLLLMIAQKIKFMLLVGFNGRVWVKAQKQKEMVTIMNCLMMLEVMTLEEAKENIYRLHTSNSKNF from the exons ATGGGCACTAA TATTGGTGGAGTCGAGGTGTTGAGAGTTGTCCTGCCTGGGGATGAGGTCCTGCAGCTTAATGCAGATAAGGCAGACATCTCCATAGGACCAGGGCTTCGCTGGCAAGAAAATGTCATTTGTGCAACTCGTTCAGGTCTCCTGAAGAAAACTAGCAAGAATTTGTATTATGTAGACACTCACCAAAAGCGTTATATTCCTAATGCAAAGGAATTTGTTATTGGTATAGTTATCAAGAAAACAGGCAACAATTACATTATTGACATAGGTGCAAGTGATAAGGCAACGATATCAGAGTTAGTGTTTGAAAACTCCTCAAAAAAGGCCAGAAAAGAATTGAAACCTGGTGATCTTATCTTCGGACAGATACTTGTGGCAAACAAAAATATCGAACCTGAATTAGTGTGTATTGATGTATTTAATAATTTAGTAGGAATAGGATCACTTCCAGATGGAGGTATCATGTTTACTCTTCCCTTACACATAGCTCGTTTGATTGTAAATCCTAAAAATTCACTATTATTGATGATTGCCCAGAAAATTAAGTTTATGCTGTTGGTTGGTTTTAATGGGCGAGTGTGGGTGAAAGCACAGAAGCAGAAAGAGATGGTTACTATCATGAACTGTCTAATGATGTTGGAGGTAATGACTTTAGAGGAAGCCAAAGAGAATATTTATAGACTGCATACCTCTAACAGTAAAAACTTTTAG